The Amycolatopsis sp. DG1A-15b genome window below encodes:
- a CDS encoding transglycosylase domain-containing protein, whose product MRKADGLFKLIGLCLLAGVLVAGMLFPVVGAAGVMSNQASETVEKTSSDLADIPPPLVTTVTDSTGKPIATLYNQYRLPITENQINEAMKWALVSVEDKRFYEHHGVDWQGTLRAAVSNSTGADTQGASSLTQQLTKNYLINVVYRNDPIGQKKAQEQSISRKLKEARIAINLETKLTKQQILANYLNIVEFSRQIFGIGAAAHAYFDTVPEKLTVPQAALLAGLVNNPINNDPWNHPDKATARRNLVLDRMVDNKKLAKADADRFKAEPLGVVPDSPKKPPANCIGAGPESGFFCQYVEDYLLKAGGMTKDQLYTGGYTIKSTLDERANHEAKVSAEAQVNKTQPYIANTLSLIKPGKDRHEVVALAANRDYGQNQDAGQTTYTLPAGVYNTGGAGSTFKIFTSAAALDKKIAGIYSPVDMPDSYTSHVFWTAKSGCSTTPTGKPNSYWYCVGNAGDYSRVGANATLQTALATSPNTTFVALEDQLGGTGPAIDMAKRLGLRDTMASNTGGGQVDRNVKGKNKSQAEEYGPTGNNPGYGAFTLGFSPVSGLEMGNVAATILSGGVWCPPTPIVGVTDRNGQAVPIKEAPCEQAVPEGLANTLAVGMSKDDQPGGTSAKAAGDVGWNRPMVGKTGTTQANVSAAFVGGTPQLAGAAMTFKFGGGKGGICDAGPGKVSLCPGGRDGNIFGGHAPARTWFGAVSKILDGQPEAPLPQPDPQYMGGGAR is encoded by the coding sequence GTGCGAAAAGCGGATGGTTTGTTCAAGCTCATCGGCCTCTGCCTGCTCGCGGGGGTGCTGGTCGCCGGCATGCTCTTCCCGGTCGTGGGGGCCGCCGGTGTCATGTCCAACCAGGCGAGCGAGACGGTGGAGAAGACCTCCTCCGATCTCGCGGACATCCCGCCGCCGCTGGTGACGACGGTCACCGACAGCACCGGCAAGCCGATCGCGACCCTGTACAACCAGTACCGGCTGCCGATCACCGAGAACCAGATCAACGAGGCCATGAAGTGGGCCCTGGTCTCGGTCGAGGACAAGCGGTTCTACGAGCACCACGGCGTCGACTGGCAGGGCACGCTGCGCGCGGCCGTCAGCAACAGCACCGGCGCCGACACCCAAGGCGCCTCGTCGCTGACCCAGCAGCTCACCAAGAACTACCTGATCAACGTCGTCTACCGGAACGACCCGATCGGGCAGAAGAAGGCCCAGGAGCAGTCGATCTCCCGCAAGCTCAAGGAAGCGCGGATCGCGATCAACCTCGAGACGAAGCTGACCAAGCAGCAGATCCTCGCCAACTACCTCAACATCGTCGAGTTCTCCCGGCAGATCTTCGGCATCGGCGCGGCGGCGCACGCGTACTTCGACACGGTCCCGGAGAAGCTCACCGTGCCGCAGGCCGCGCTGCTGGCCGGCCTGGTGAACAACCCGATCAACAACGACCCGTGGAACCACCCGGACAAGGCCACCGCGCGCCGCAACCTGGTGCTCGACCGGATGGTGGACAACAAGAAGCTGGCGAAGGCCGACGCGGACCGCTTCAAGGCCGAGCCGCTGGGCGTGGTCCCGGACAGCCCGAAGAAGCCGCCGGCCAACTGCATCGGCGCGGGCCCGGAGTCCGGGTTCTTCTGCCAGTACGTCGAGGACTACCTCCTCAAGGCCGGCGGGATGACCAAGGACCAGCTCTACACCGGCGGCTACACGATCAAGAGCACGCTGGACGAGCGCGCCAACCACGAGGCGAAGGTCTCGGCGGAGGCGCAGGTCAACAAGACGCAGCCGTACATCGCGAACACGTTGTCGCTGATCAAGCCGGGCAAGGACCGCCACGAAGTGGTGGCGCTGGCGGCGAACCGCGACTACGGCCAGAACCAGGACGCGGGCCAGACGACGTACACGCTGCCCGCGGGTGTCTACAACACCGGTGGTGCCGGGTCGACGTTCAAGATCTTCACCTCGGCGGCGGCCCTCGACAAGAAGATCGCGGGGATCTATTCGCCGGTGGACATGCCGGACTCCTACACGTCGCACGTCTTCTGGACCGCCAAGAGCGGGTGCAGCACCACCCCGACCGGGAAGCCCAACTCCTACTGGTACTGCGTCGGGAACGCCGGGGACTACAGCCGGGTGGGTGCCAACGCGACGCTCCAGACGGCCCTGGCGACGTCACCGAACACCACGTTCGTGGCACTCGAGGACCAGCTCGGCGGCACCGGTCCGGCCATCGACATGGCCAAGCGGCTCGGTCTGCGCGACACGATGGCCAGCAACACCGGCGGCGGCCAGGTCGACCGGAACGTCAAGGGGAAGAACAAGAGCCAGGCAGAGGAGTACGGTCCCACCGGTAACAACCCGGGATATGGCGCGTTCACGCTCGGGTTCAGCCCGGTGAGCGGCCTCGAGATGGGCAACGTCGCCGCGACGATCCTCTCCGGCGGCGTGTGGTGCCCACCGACACCGATCGTCGGCGTGACCGACCGCAACGGGCAGGCGGTGCCCATCAAGGAAGCGCCGTGCGAGCAGGCGGTGCCCGAAGGCCTGGCGAACACCCTGGCGGTCGGGATGAGCAAGGACGACCAGCCGGGCGGCACCTCGGCCAAGGCGGCCGGTGACGTCGGCTGGAACCGGCCGATGGTCGGCAAGACGGGTACGACGCAGGCCAACGTGTCGGCGGCGTTCGTCGGTGGCACACCCCAGCTGGCAGGCGCGGCGATGACGTTCAAGTTCGGCGGCGGCAAGGGCGGTATCTGCGACGCCGGCCCCGGCAAGGTCAGCCTGTGTCCCGGCGGCCGCGACGGCAACATCTTCGGTGGGCACGCCCCGGCGAGGACCTGGTTCGGTGCGGTGTCGAAGATCCTGGACGGCCAGCCGGAAGCGCCGCTGCCGCAGCCGGACCCGCAGTACATGGGCGGCGGGGCCCGGTAG